In the genome of Polaribacter atrinae, one region contains:
- a CDS encoding 5'-nucleotidase, lipoprotein e(P4) family: protein MKNKIIISLFTVFIFLGCKTQITTIKQKNIRKTSLQDHAIQAVLWQQNASEYKALTYQAYNLAQLRLDQILANNNSQKPIAIVTDIDETLLDNSPYSGKQIELDENYTSERWAEWVAQKKANAIPGALAFFNYAKSKNVAVFYISNRSAEQTKETIENLKLKGFPFADETHVLLKTNSSEKGTRRSIVNQTHEIVLLLGDNLSDFSSIFENSTTTKRNKNTDSLKTFFGNKYIVLPNPMYGDWETKGVLEGNYNWTNSQKDSIRRKKITSY, encoded by the coding sequence ATGAAAAATAAAATTATTATTTCTCTTTTTACTGTCTTTATCTTTTTAGGATGTAAAACTCAAATTACAACTATAAAACAAAAAAACATCCGTAAAACATCTCTTCAAGATCATGCTATTCAAGCCGTATTATGGCAACAAAATGCATCAGAATATAAAGCACTCACTTATCAAGCATACAATTTAGCACAACTTAGGTTAGATCAAATTCTGGCTAATAATAATTCACAAAAACCAATTGCTATTGTTACAGATATAGATGAAACTCTTTTAGATAATAGTCCTTACTCTGGTAAGCAAATTGAATTAGATGAAAATTACACTTCAGAAAGATGGGCAGAATGGGTAGCACAGAAAAAAGCCAATGCAATACCTGGGGCGCTCGCTTTTTTTAATTACGCTAAAAGTAAAAATGTAGCTGTATTTTATATTTCTAACAGATCTGCAGAACAAACAAAAGAGACAATAGAAAACTTAAAGTTAAAAGGGTTTCCTTTTGCTGATGAAACTCATGTACTTTTAAAAACGAACAGCAGCGAAAAAGGAACAAGAAGAAGTATTGTTAACCAAACCCATGAAATTGTATTACTACTTGGAGATAATTTATCTGACTTTTCATCTATATTTGAAAATAGCACTACTACAAAAAGGAATAAAAACACTGATAGTTTAAAGACTTTCTTTGGAAATAAATATATTGTTTTACCAAATCCTATGTATGGAGATTGGGAAACAAAAGGGGTTTTAGAAGGAAATTATAATTGGACAAATTCTCAAAAAGATTCTATCCGTCGTAAAAAAATCACTTCTTATTAA